Proteins found in one Molothrus aeneus isolate 106 chromosome 20, BPBGC_Maene_1.0, whole genome shotgun sequence genomic segment:
- the IFT22 gene encoding intraflagellar transport protein 22 homolog has translation MLRAKVLLVGPRESGKSVLANFVSESTEGICSYSPTQGVRILEYEKPNLNGNGKGAASRFELWDCSGDQKFETCWPALMKDSHGVIIIFNPELPSHLKEIEMWYSCFVQQQPLLDSQCLLVAHHKPGSAGDTENLSLAYPLNKLKLIHSNLEEDPEDVRMEFIKYFRSIINIINESREREEMSIIS, from the exons ATGCTGAGGgccaaggtgctgctggtggggccCCGTGAG TCTGGCAAGTCTGTGCTGGCAAACTTCGTGTCCGAGAGCACGGAAGGGATCTGCAGCTACAGCCCCACGCAGGGGGTCAG GATCCTGGAGTATGAGAAACCGAACCTCAACGGGAACGGCAAGGGAGCTGCGTCTCGATTCGAGCTGTGGGATTGCAGTGGTGATCAGAA GTTTGAAACATGCTGGCCAGCTCTGATGAAGGACTCTCATGGTGTAATAATAATCTTCAACCCTGAGCTGCCCAGCCACCTGAAAGAAATTGAGATGTGGTACTCGTGCTtcgtgcagcagcagcctctgcttgaCAGTCAGTGTCTCCTGGTGGCACATCACAagcctggcagtgcaggggACACAGAAAACCTGTCCTTGG CTTATCCACTGAACAAGCTAAAATTGATACATTCCAACCTAGAGGAAGATCCTGAAGATGTTCGGATGGAATTTATCAAGTACTTCAGAAGCATTATCAACATAATAAatgagagcagagagagggaagaaatgTCAATTATCtcataa